Proteins found in one Triticum aestivum cultivar Chinese Spring chromosome 4D, IWGSC CS RefSeq v2.1, whole genome shotgun sequence genomic segment:
- the LOC123098181 gene encoding allene oxide synthase 2, whose product MAGGDEGSLVPREVPGSYGMPFVSAIRDRLDFYYFQGQDKYFESRVDKYGSTVVRINVPPGPFMARDPRVVAVLDAKSFPVLFDVDKVEKKNLFTGTYMPSTSLTGGFRVCSYLDPSEPTHTKVKQLLFSLLASRKDAFIPAFRSHFSSLLATVESQLVLSKKSNFNTLNDATSFEFIGDAYFGVLPSASDLGTTGPTKAAKWLIFQLHPLVTLGLPMILEEPLLHTVHLPPILVSGDYKALYKYFYAAATKALDTAEGLGLKRDEACHNLLFATVFNSYGGLKVLLPGILARIAGAGEKFHQKLVAEIRAAVADAGGKVTIEALEKMELTKSAVWEALRLDPPVKFQYGRAKADMNIESHDAVFAVKKGEMLFGYQPCATRDPRVFGSTAREFVGDRFVGEEGRKLLQYVYWSNGRETESPSVDNKQCPGKNLVVLVGRLLVVELFLRYDTFTADVGVDLLGTKVEFTGVTKATSGPESAV is encoded by the coding sequence ATGGcaggcggcgacgagggctccCTGGTGCCGCGGGAGGTGCCGGGCAGCTACGGCATGCCGTTCGTCTCGGCCATCCGCGACCgcctcgacttctactacttccaGGGCCAGGACAAGTACTTCGAGTCCCGCGTCGACAAGTACGGCTCCACCGTCGTCCGCATCAACGTCCCGCCGGGCCCGTTCATGGCGCGCGACCCGCGCGTGGTCGCCGTGCTCGACGCCAAGAGCTTCCCCGTGCTCTTCGACGTCGACAAGGTCGAGAAGAAGAACCTCTTCACCGGCACCTACATGCCCTCCACCTCCCTCACCGGCGGCTTCCGCGTCTGCTCCTACCTCGACCCCTCCGAGCCCACCCACACCAAGGTCAAGCAGCTGCTCTTCTCCCTCCTCGCCTCCCGCAAGGACGCCTTCATCCCGGCCTTCCGCTCCCACTTCTCCTCGCTCCTCGCCACCGTCGAGTCGCAGCTCGTTCTCAGCAAGAAGTCCAACTTCAACACGCTCAACGACGCCACCTCCTTCGAGTTCATCGGCGACGCCTACTTCGGCGTGCTCCCCTCCGCGTCTGACCTAGGCACCACCGGCCCGACCAAGGCCGCCAAGTGGCTCATATTCCAGCTCCACCCGCTCGTGACGCTCGGCCTCCCCATGATCCTCGAGGAGCCGCTCCTCCACACCGTGCACCTCCCGCCCATCCTCGTCAGCGGCGACTACAAGGCGCTGTACAAGTACTTCTACGCCGCCGCGACCAAGGCGCTCGACACCGCCGAGGGCCTCGGGCTGAAGCGGGACGAGGCATGCCACAACCTGCTGTTCGCCACCGTCTTCAACAGCTACGGCGGCCTCAAGGTGCTGCTCCCGGGGATCCTCGCGCGCATCGCGGGGGCCGGAGAGAAGTTCCACCAGAAGCTCGTCGCGGAGATACGCGCCGCCGTGGCTGACGCCGGCGGCAAGGTGACGATAGAGGCGCTGGAGAAGATGGAGCTGACCAAGTCGGCTGTGTGGGAGGCGCTGCGGCTGGACCCGCCCGTCAAGTTCCAGTACGGCCGCGCCAAGGCGGACATGAACATCGAGAGCCACGACGCGGTGTTCGCCGTGAAGAAGGGGGAGATGCTGTTCGGGTACCAGCCGTGCGCCACCAGGGACCCCCGCGTCTTCGGCTCCACGGCGAGGGAGTTCGTCGGCGACCGGTTCgtcggggaggaggggaggaagctGCTGCAGTACGTGTACTGGTCCAACGGGCGGGAGACCGAGAGCCCCAGCGTGGACAACAAGCAGTGCCCCGGCAAGAACCTGGTGGTGCTCGTGGGCAGGCTCCTGGTGGTGGAGCTGTTCCTCCGGTACGACACCTTCACCGCCGACGTCGGGGTCGACCTGCTGGGCACCAAGGTTGAGTTCACCGGCGTCACCAAGGCCACGTCCGGTCCCGAGAGCGCTGTTTAA